The Microbacterium sp. LKL04 sequence GACCTCGACGAACTCCCGGTCATCGAGAACCAGGGCGTGATCCGTCACAGCGAGGACGCCCGCAGCAAGGCGACGGAGAAGGTGCTCGAGGTCCGCGACCTGCGGGTCGGGTACGACCAGCCCGACGGCTCCCACATCGAGGTCGTCCACGGTGTCTCGTTCGACATCCGCAAGGGCGAGGTGCACGGTCTCATCGGCGAATCCGGCTCGGGGAAGACCCAGACCGCCTTCGGCGTGCTGGGCCTGCTCCCCCGCGGCGGTCACGTCACGGGCGGATCGATCCTCTACGAGGGGACCGAGCTGGCCGACGCGTCCGAGCGCACCTACGTCGGCATCCGCGGCAAGCGCATCGGTTACATCCCGCAGGAGCCGATGAGCAACCTCGACCCGTCCTTCACGATCGGCAGCCAGCTGGTCGAGCCGCTGCGCGCGCACCTCGGGCTGTCGAAGAAGGAGGCGACGGAGCGCTCCCTCGACCTCCTCGCCCGCGTCGGCATCCCCCAGCCGAAGCGCACGTTCGACGCGTACCCGTTCGAGGTGTCGGGCGGCATGGCTCAGCGCGTGCTGATCGCCGGGGCGGTCTCGACCGACCCGGACCTCATCATCGCTGACGAGCCGACCACGGCGCTCGACGTCACGGTGCAGGCGGAGGTCCTCGACCTGCTGCGCGACCTGCAGGCCGAGCGCAACATGGCCATGCTCCTCGTCACGCACAACTTCGGCGTCGTCGCCGACCTCTGCGACCGGGTCACCGTCATGCAGAACGGTCTGTTCGTCGAGCAGGGACCGGTGCGGAGCATCTTCCACCAGGCCCGTCACCCGTACACCCAGGCACTGCTGGACGCGATCCTCGACGAGGGTCCCGCCCGCGGTCCGCTCGTCCTGAAGGGAGCACGGGCATGACCGCTCCGCTGCTCGAGGTGAAAGATCTCGTCGTCGAATACCCGGGCAAGGGGTTCCGTGCCGAACCGTTCCGCGCGCTGAAGGGCGTCTCGCTCGACATCCTCCCGGGCGAGACGGTGGGCCTGGTCGGCGAATCGGGATCGGGGAAGACGACCCTCGGCCGCGCCGCCCTCGGACTCGCGCCCGTCAGCGGCGGCACGATCACCTACGACGGTCGCGACATCTCGCACCTGAGCCGGCGCCAGCGCCGGTCGCTGACCTCAGAGATCCAGGTCGTCTTCCAGGATCCGTACTCGTCGCTGAACCCGTCGATGACGATCGAGGAGATCCTGATCGAGCCGCTCACGGCGGCGGGGGTCGCCAAGGCCACCGCACGCACGCGGGTGCGGGATCTGCTCGACCAGGTCGGCCTTCCCTCCGACGCACGCAGCCGGCTGCCCCGCGAGTTCTCGGGCGGCCAGCGGCAGCGCGTCGCGATCGCCCGAGCCCTCGCGCTCGAGCCGCGGCTGATCGTGTGCGACGAGCCGGTGTCGGCGCTCGACCTGTCGACGCAGGCGCGCGTCCTCGACCTGTTCGTCGAGATCCAGGAGCGCACCGGCGTCGCGTACCTGTTCGTGACGCACGATCTGGCCGTCGTTCGCCACGTGAGTCACCGCGTCGCCGTGATGTACCGGGGCGAGATCGTCGAGTACGGCGACGGCGACCGGGTCACCTCCGCCCCGGAGCACCCCTACACCCAGCGGCTCTTCATGGCCGCTCCCGTGCCGGACCCCGACAAGCAGGAGGAGCGCCGCGCCGCGCGTCGCGCGTTCCTCGCGTCCGAGGCCGGCGCGTCGGTTCCGGGCGCCGCCTGACCGGATGCCGGTGCGCGGACATCGCGCGCCGGCATCCACCATCCCTCTTCTCATCTTCCGATCACAGGAGATCGCATGACCGCGTCCACCGACCACCTCCGTCCCCTTCTCGAGAAGCTGACCCTCGAGCAGAAGGCGGCCCTCGTGCAGGGCGCGGACTTCTGGACGACGGTCCCGCTCCCCGAGATCGGGCTGCGGGCCATGACGCTCTCCGACGGTCCCGCGGGCGTCCGCGGTCCCCGCTGGGACGAGCGCGACCCGTCGCTGAACATGCCCTCGGGGTCGGCGCTGGCCGCGTCGTGGGATCCGGGACTCGCGCACCGCTACGGCGCCGCCGCCGCGAGCGAAGCCCGACGCAAGGGCGTCGACGTCGTCCTCGGACCGACCATCAACCTGCACCGATCGCCGCTCGGCGGCCGGCACTTCGAATGCTTCTCGGAGGACCCGCACCTCACCTCGGCGCTCGGTGCGGCGTACGTCCGCGGCCTGCAGGACAACGGCGTCGCGGCGACCCCCAAGCACTACGTCGCCAACGACTCCGAGACCGACCGCTTCACGGTCGACGTAAAAGTCGACGAACGCGCTCTCCGCGAGCTCTACCTCGCCCCGTTCGAGGCGACCGTCGCCGCCGGGACGTGGAGCATCATGAGCTCCTACAACTCCGTCGACGGCGTGACGATGACCGAGAACGACCTGCTCGAGACGCCCCTGAACAGCGAGTGGGGCTTCGACGGAGTCGTCGTCAGCGACTGGACCGCGGTCCGTTCGCTCGATGCGGTCGCCGCGGCTCAGGACCTCGCCATGCCGGGACCGGCTCCCGCCTGGGCCGACCTCGTCGCCGCCGTCCGGGACGGTCGCGTCGCCGAGACAGACCTCGACCGCAAGGTGCTCCGTATGCTGCTGCTCGCCGAACGCGTCGGCGCCCTCCACGGGACGAGTCCGCTCGAGCCCGCGCCGGTCGACGGCGTCGCCTTCGTCCGCGAGGCCGCCGTCGAAGGCACGGTGCTCCTGAAGAACGAGAAGGTGCTGCCGCTGGATGCCGGTGGCCTGCGCCGCGTCGCGGTGATCGGCCAGAACGCCCGCGACGCCCGGACACAGGGCGGCGGGTCGGCCACGGTGCTGCCCGAGCGCACGGTGTCGCCGCTCGACGGCATCCGTGAGGCCCTGACGCACACCGACGTCGTGTACGAGATCGGCGCGGTCGTGCAGGAGGGCGTCGCCGAGCTCGCCCTCGACCGCATGACGAACCCCGTCACGGGCGAACCGGGGCTGCGCGTGACCTTCCTCGGCGAGGACGGCGAGGAGCTGTTCACCGAGGATCGGCGGGCCAGTGCACTCGTGTGGTTCGGCGGCGATGCCCCGATCGCCGCGAGCCGAACGGTCGTCTTCGAGACCCGTTACACGCCGGAGGCGACGGGCACGGTCGAGCTCGGCTTCGCCGGCGCGAACCCGGCCCGCCTCTACGTCGGGGGCGAGCTGCTCCTCGACGACTCCCCCGTCGTCGAGGGCACCGACCTCGGCGCCGCCTTCCTCAACCCGCCGTCCCTCACCGCGGCGGTCGCCGTGCGGAGCGGCATCCCGATCGACGTCCGCGTCGAATTCGTCCCCGCCGACGCAGGGGCGCTCGCGGGCGCCATGTCGGCGACGATCGGCATCGCCCCCGAGCGGACCGACCCCGCCGAGCTCATCGCGCGAGCCGCCGATGCCGCCCGCGCCGCGGAGGTCGCGATCGTCGTGGTCGGCACGAACGCGAAGGTCGAGTCCGAGGGCTACGACCGCACCGACCTCGACCTGCCGGGCCGCCAGGACGACCTGGTGCGCACGGTCGCCGCGACCGGGACGCCCGTGATCGTCGTCGTCAACGCGGGCTCGCCCGTCGTCCTGCCGTGGGCGGACGAGGTCGGGGCGATCGTGCAGGGCTACTTCGGCGGACAGGAGTTCGGTCACGCCATCGCCGACGTTCTCACCGGCGCCGCCGAGCCCGGCGGGCGCCTCCCCACCACGTGGCCGGCCGCACTCGCCGACGTGCCCGTCACCCAGGTGACCCCGGAAGACGGCGTGCTGACGTACGACGAGGGCATCCACGTCGGCTACCGCGCCTGGCTGCGCTCAGCCGCCGAACCCGCCTTCCCGTTCGGACACGGCCTCGGCTACACCTCGTGGGAGTGGGATGCCGCGACCCGCGACGGCGAGCGGATAGAGGTCACGCTCCGCAACACCGGCGAGCGCGCCGGCAAGCAGGTCGTCCAGGTCTACGCCGAGCGTGCCGGCTCCGAGGTCGACCGGCCGGTTCGCTGGCTCGTGGGTCACGCCGTCGTCAGAGCGGATGCCGGGGCCACCGCGACCGCCTCGATCGCCCTGCCGCAGCGCCGCTTCGCGCACTGGGCGGACGGCTGGCAGATCGAGCCGGGCACGTTCACGCTGCGCGTCGGCGCATCGGTCGCCGATCTTCCGCTCGCCGCCGACTGGGAGGTCGGCGCGTGACGCTTCTCGAGGGGACCGTCCACGACCGCCTCACCGGCATCGCCGAGCGACTCGACAGCTGGCTCGCGGCCGACCCCGACCTCTCGTTCCAGGTCGCCGCACGTCACCGGGGCGAGATCGTCCTGGATGCCTGGGGCGGGCCGCACCTCGGCCGGGACTCCGTCATCGTGCCGTACTCGGTGACGAAGAACACGATCGGCCTCGCCGTGGGCCTGTTGATCGAACGCGGCGAGCTCGACCTCGACGAGCGCGTCGCGACCTACTGGCCGGAGTTCGCCGCGAAGGGCAAGGGCGCCGTCACGGTCCGTCAGCTGCTCTCGCACCAGGCGGGCCTCCCCCAGGCCGACACGGTCCTCACGTGGGACGAGCTGCTCGACCATCACGCCGCCGCCGATCGGCTCGCGGCATCCCGCCCCTTCTGGCACCCGGGCAGTGCGTTCGGGTACCACGCGATCACCATCGGTTCCCTCGGGGACGAGCTCGTCTTCCGGGTCACCGGACGCACCCTGCACGAGTTCTACGAGCAGGAGATCCGCGCACCGCACGAGGTGGATTTCTACCTCGGGCTGCCCCCGGAGCACGAGGATCGCCGCGCGGACGTGCTGCCGATGATCCAGCCCGTCTCGGACACCCTCGTCCGGTCGTACTCGGCTCTCGGCCCGCTCGTGTTCGGCTCGATGGCGGGCGACGTCGACCTCGGCAACTCGCCGCGGAGCTGGCGGTACGGCCACCCGGCCGGCAGCGGCGCCGGCAGCGCCCGAGGGCTCGCTCGTCTGATGGCCGCCGCGGTGACGGGTGTCGACGGCGGGCAGCCGTTCCTCTCCGCCGACACCGTCGAGCAGATCGGGCAGCAGCAGATCCGCGGGTACGACGAGGTCCTCCATCAGCACGACCGCGCCCACGCGATCGTGTTCCAGAAGCCGTCGCAGCAGCTCTCGTTCGGCGGGCCCCGCTCCTTCGGCCACGACGGCGCAGCGGGTGCCCTCGCCTGCGTCGACCCCGACTCCGGGGTCTCTTTCGCGTGGACCATCGCCCGCGGCCCCTGGCCCGGCGGCGCCGATCCGCGCGCCGTCGCCCTGGCGGCCGACATCGGCCGCCTGCTGAACTGACCTCGGAGGACTCCTGTGAACGCCCGCATCGACAGTCTGCGCGTCGAGCTCCGCAGCGACAGCCCGTTCGTCGCGACGGCCGAGCCGCGCCTGAGCTGGATCGTCGCGACCGACGAAGCGAACTGGCTCCAAACCCGCGCCGAAGTCACGGACGGCATCGAGACCGTCGTGCTCGACGGCGACGACAGCGCACTCGTCGCGTGGCCGTTCGCGCCGCTGGAACCCGGCGACCGCCGCGCCGTCCGCGTGCGCGCACAGGCGGCATCCGGCACCTGGAGCGACTGGTCCGACGGCTGCCAACTCGCGGCGGGCTTCCTGGCTGCCGGCGAGTGGGTCGCGCAGCCCGTCGGGCTCGCAGACCCCGCCCGCGAGGCGATGCCCACCGTCGTGAAGACGCGGTTCCGGCTCGGCCGCCCGGTCACCCGCGCCCTCCTCTTCTGGACCGCTCTCGGCGTCGCCGAACCCGAGGTGAACGGGACGCCGGTGTCGGAGGACGTCCTCTCTCCCGGGTGGACCGCCTACCGCGACCGTCTCGTCCACGAGACCGTCGACGTGACCGCGCTCGTCCGCGAGGGAGAGAACGAGCTGTCCGCGACCCTCGCCGGCGCCTGGTACACGGAGAAATACGGCTTCTTCGCATTCGCCGCCCGGCTCTACGGCACGCAGCCGTCCTTCCTCGCGCAGCTGCGCGTCACGTTCGACGACGGCACGACCACCACGGTCGCCGCGACCGGCGACGGGTGGGAGGCTGCCGCGGAGTGCTCTGTCGTCGACAGCGGCATCTACGCGGGCGAGCACCAGGACCTCCGGATCACGGCCGCGGACTTCCGTCCCGTCCGGGTCGGGGCGGCCGCCCTCTCGGGGTACGAGACGGTCCCCGTCCCCGAGGCCCGGATCGCTCCTCCCGTCCGGCGGATCGAGACCCTCCCCGTCGCGGACGTGCTGGCGACCCCTTCGGGCGGCACGATCCTCGACTTCGGGCAGAACCTCGTGGGCAGGCTGCGGGTGCGGCTCCGCGGCGACGCGGGCGCCCGAGTGACGATCCGGCACGCGGAGGTTCTCGAGGACGGTGAGCTCTCCCTCCGCCCCCTCCGCAACGCCGCCGCGACGGCGACCTTCGATCTCTCCGGGGGCGACGACGTCCTCGAGTCGCGCTTCAGCTTCTACGGCTTCCGCTATGCCGAGATCACCGGCGCCGACGTCGACCCCGCCGACGTCGAGGCGGTGGTGCTCCACACCGACATGACGCGGACCGGGTGGTTCTCGGCATCCGATCCGCTCATCGAGCGCCTGCACGAGAACGTCGTGTGGGGCATGCGCGGCAACTTCCTGTCGATCCCGACCGACTGCCCGCAGCGCGATGAGCGGCTGGGCTGGACGGGCGACATCCAGGTGTTCACTCCGACGGCGTCATTCCTCTACGACTGCGCCGGGTTCCTCACCTCGTGGCTGCGTGATCTCGCGCACGAGCAGGCGCGCAACGACGGTTCGGTTCCCGTCGTCGTCCCCTCGGCTCTCACGGGGTTCGCCGGCGGTGCGTCGCCCGCGGCCTGGGGCGATGCCGCGACCGTCGTCCCCACCGTCCTGCACGAGCGCTTCGGCGATCGCGACGTCGTCGCCGCGCAGTACGAGAGCATGCGGACATGGGTGGATGCCATCGGCCGCGACGCGGGCGAGGGCGGCCTGTGGGCGGGTCGCATGCAGCTCGGCGACTGGCTCGACCCCGCCGCGCCGCCGGACAAGCCCGGGCACGCGAAGGTCGACAGCGACATCGTCGCGTCCGCCTACTACGCCCGCTCCCTCCGACAGGTCGCCGATGCCGCGCGACTGCTCGGTTTCGAGACGGATGCCGCGCACTACAGCACGCTCGCCGAGCGCAGCCGCCGCGCCTTCACCGCCGAGTACGTGACCCCCGCCGGGCGCATGATGAGCGACGCGCCCACCGCGTACGCTCTCGCGCTCGAGTTCGACCTCGTGACCGATCCCGAGGTGCGTGCCGCACTGGCGGACCGTCTCGCGGCCCTCGTCCGCGAGGGCGGGTACCGCATCGGCACCGGCTTCGTCGGCACCCCGCTGGTGGCCGACGCGCTGACCCGCGGCGGCCACCTCGCCGCGGCAGAGCGCCTGCTGACGCAGACGGAGTGCCCGTCGTGGCTCTACCCCGTGACGCAGGGCGCGACCACGGTCTGGGAGCGATGGGACTCGCTCCTGCCCGACGGCACCGTGAATCCGGGCGAGATGACCTCGTTCAACCACTACGCGCTGGGTGCGGTCGCCGACTGGCTGCACCGGACGGTCGCCGGCCTCGCGCCTGCCGCTCCGGGCTACCGGCGGCTGCGCATCGCGCCGCAGCCTCTCGAGACGCTGTCGTCCGCATCGGCCCGCCACCTGACCCCGTACGGCGAGGCGTCGGTCTCGTGGCGTCGCGACCGCGACCAGATCGTGGTGACCGCGGTCGTGCCGGCGAACACGTCCGCCGACGTCGCCGTGCCGGGCGCACCGGACGAGGTCGGATCGGGTCGTCACGAATGGCGCTTCGCCGCCCCGGCAACTCCCCCGCGCCCCGCACTGGACGGGTTGCACGCGTCGCTCGCCGACGTCATCGACGACCCCCGCGCCTACGCCGCGCTCGTCGACACGGTCGCCGCCGCCGATCCCGACCGGGCAGAGGCGGTGCGGGCCGAGACCCGCTGGGGCGCCGGGCGCCCCGTCACGACCGCGCTCATGTTCACCCCGCCCGACCTGCTCGCGTCCGTCGACGACGCGATCCGGCGCGCGACGGCATCCGCCTGACCCACCCCCGAGGAGACACGATGTTCGACCGCGCCAGCACCTTCGGCGAGGCTCTCGACGATCCCGACGCCCGTGCGATCCTCGAGCGGTACCTTCCCGGCGTCGCCGCCTCGCCGATGGCGACGCAGTTCCGGAACGGCCGCCTCGGGCAGCTGGTCGCGATCGTCCCCGCCCTCGAGGATCTCGAGGAGCGGGAGAGGTTCTTCGCCGCGCTCGCAGAGGTGGGGTCCGGGGGTGGTCGTCCCCCGTACGCACCCGCGATCGATCCCGACCCCGCCTACGAGGGCGACGACGTCCCCCGCGCCTCGGCGGAGGTCACCCTCCCGGCGCCGACGCCGCTCTGGGACCCGCTCGAGGTCCGCATCGCCGGCCCCGCGCACGGCAACCCGTTCGTCGACGTCGAACTCGACGCCGTCTTCCGCCGGGGCGGTGAGGAGATCCGGGTCGGCGGCTTCTACGACGGCGACGGCGTCTACATCGTCCGCGCCCTCGCCGACACGACCGGCACCTGGACCTTCGAGACCCGTTCGACCGCGCGGTCGCTCGACGGCCTCACCGGAACGGTCGAGGTGGTCGCCGCGCGCGAGGGCTCGCACGGACCGGTGCGCGTCGACGGACTGCATTTCCAGCACGCCGACGGCACCCGGCACCGCCCGGTCGGCACGACCGCCTACGCGTGGACCCACCAGCCCGAGGAACTCCAGCAGAAGACGCTCGCGACCCTCGCCGAGGCCCCCTTCGTGAAGCTGCGCATGTGCGTCTTCCCGAAGTCGTACCTGTACAACGCCAACGAACCCGCCGACTTCCCGTTCGTCGGCACCCTCGAGGGCGGTTTCGACCACACCCGGTTCGACCCCGCGCACTTCCGACGCCTGGAGCAGCGCATCGCGGACCTGGCGGCCCTCGGCATCCAAGCGGACCTCATCCTCTTCCACGCTTACGACCGATGGGGCTTCGCCGACCTGGGTCCAGCCGTCGACGAGCGCTACTTGCGATACGTCGTGCGACGCCTGTCGGGATTCGCGAACGTCTGGTGGTCGATGGCGAACGAGTACGACCTGCTGTGGTCGAAGGGCCTCGACGACTGGGAGCGGCTCGCCGCCGTCGTGGGAGAAGAGGATGCCTTCGGTCACCTCAACTCGATCCACAACTGCCGCCCCGTCTACGACTACGCGAAGCCGTGGATCACGCACGTCAGCATCCAGCGGGTCGACGTGTACCGCACCGCGGAGAACACCGACCAGTGGCGCGAGGAGTGGGGCAAGCCCGTCGTCATCGACGAGTGCGCGTACGAGGGCGACATCGACCAGGGCTGGGGCAACATCACCGGCGAGGAGATGACCCGCCGGTTCTGGGAGGGAGCCGTCCGCGGCGGCTACGTCGGTCACGGCGAGACCTACTACCCGCCCGCGCTCGGAGGCGCGGCATCCGTCGGCGATGACGACGAGGTGCTCTGGTGGTCGAAGGGCGGGGCGCTGCACGGCTCGTCGCCGGCACGGATCGGGTTCCTCGAGCTGCTGCAGTCCCAGGCGCCGGGCGGCGTGTGGGATCCGCTGCCGAGTGACTGGGACGTGCCGTGGGGCGGCGTCGCGGGACGCGTGAAGGTGGCCTACTTCGGCTTCAACCGGCCGCGGTTCCGGAACGTCATCCTCGACGAGGGCGAGTGGCGCGTCGAGGTCATCGATACGTGGGGGATGTCCGTCGAGGAGCTGCCCGGTACCTGCCGTGGTCAGGTACGCGTCGACCTGCCGGGACGGCAGTTCATGGCCATCCGGGTGACGCGCGAGGAGTAGAGACGGCCCCAGCCCCCGGCCCGGCCCCGAAACGGCGGCGGAGCTTCTTGACCAGATGACGTTCCTCTACGATTCGATGATGCAGGCTGTCTCCCTTCTTTCCGAACTCATGACGGCACTCGATGATCACCGCTGGCAGGACCTGGAGCGCTACCTGCACCCGGACTTCTCCTGCCGGTATGTCCACACGGAGGAGATCTTCGACCGGGCTTCGTGGATCGAACTCAACGCCGCCTATCCCGGGTTCGAGGGTCTGCACGTCGAGGACATCGTCGGCGACCAGGTGCGGGCCGCATGTCGATCCGTCGTCACGGCCCGCGACGACCGCGGCATCACGGAGTTCGCTTGCGCGACGTTCATCAGCGTCCGAGACGGACTGATCGAGCAGATGACGGAAGTGTGGACGGACGTGTCCGCTACTCCGACGCCCGGCACCCGGCCTGCGTGACTCAGCCCGGCCGGCCCGCCTCCGTCAACCGCTCCCACGTCCATCCGAGCACCGCGGCGATGTCGATCGTCGGGTCGACGCCCTGCTGCAGCTGCAGGCCGTCCGAGAGGGCGAGCAGCACGGTCGCGGCCATGTCGGCGTCGATCCCCGCGGGCATCTCACCGGCGTCCTGCCGCGCTCGCACGTCCGCTGCGACGACGGCGTGCACGCTCTGCTGACGCTCTTCGAAGAAGGCGCGGGCGGGGTGATCGGGTGAGGATGCCGCGACCTGCAGGTTCGTGTACAGGTGCACGAGCGCGGGCGACTCGGCGTTGCGC is a genomic window containing:
- a CDS encoding ATP-binding cassette domain-containing protein, with translation MTAPLLEVKDLVVEYPGKGFRAEPFRALKGVSLDILPGETVGLVGESGSGKTTLGRAALGLAPVSGGTITYDGRDISHLSRRQRRSLTSEIQVVFQDPYSSLNPSMTIEEILIEPLTAAGVAKATARTRVRDLLDQVGLPSDARSRLPREFSGGQRQRVAIARALALEPRLIVCDEPVSALDLSTQARVLDLFVEIQERTGVAYLFVTHDLAVVRHVSHRVAVMYRGEIVEYGDGDRVTSAPEHPYTQRLFMAAPVPDPDKQEERRAARRAFLASEAGASVPGAA
- a CDS encoding nuclear transport factor 2 family protein, whose amino-acid sequence is MQAVSLLSELMTALDDHRWQDLERYLHPDFSCRYVHTEEIFDRASWIELNAAYPGFEGLHVEDIVGDQVRAACRSVVTARDDRGITEFACATFISVRDGLIEQMTEVWTDVSATPTPGTRPA
- a CDS encoding alpha-L-rhamnosidase — its product is MNARIDSLRVELRSDSPFVATAEPRLSWIVATDEANWLQTRAEVTDGIETVVLDGDDSALVAWPFAPLEPGDRRAVRVRAQAASGTWSDWSDGCQLAAGFLAAGEWVAQPVGLADPAREAMPTVVKTRFRLGRPVTRALLFWTALGVAEPEVNGTPVSEDVLSPGWTAYRDRLVHETVDVTALVREGENELSATLAGAWYTEKYGFFAFAARLYGTQPSFLAQLRVTFDDGTTTTVAATGDGWEAAAECSVVDSGIYAGEHQDLRITAADFRPVRVGAAALSGYETVPVPEARIAPPVRRIETLPVADVLATPSGGTILDFGQNLVGRLRVRLRGDAGARVTIRHAEVLEDGELSLRPLRNAAATATFDLSGGDDVLESRFSFYGFRYAEITGADVDPADVEAVVLHTDMTRTGWFSASDPLIERLHENVVWGMRGNFLSIPTDCPQRDERLGWTGDIQVFTPTASFLYDCAGFLTSWLRDLAHEQARNDGSVPVVVPSALTGFAGGASPAAWGDAATVVPTVLHERFGDRDVVAAQYESMRTWVDAIGRDAGEGGLWAGRMQLGDWLDPAAPPDKPGHAKVDSDIVASAYYARSLRQVADAARLLGFETDAAHYSTLAERSRRAFTAEYVTPAGRMMSDAPTAYALALEFDLVTDPEVRAALADRLAALVREGGYRIGTGFVGTPLVADALTRGGHLAAAERLLTQTECPSWLYPVTQGATTVWERWDSLLPDGTVNPGEMTSFNHYALGAVADWLHRTVAGLAPAAPGYRRLRIAPQPLETLSSASARHLTPYGEASVSWRRDRDQIVVTAVVPANTSADVAVPGAPDEVGSGRHEWRFAAPATPPRPALDGLHASLADVIDDPRAYAALVDTVAAADPDRAEAVRAETRWGAGRPVTTALMFTPPDLLASVDDAIRRATASA
- a CDS encoding TetR/AcrR family transcriptional regulator → MRERRNSAQGRESRELILETALEVIGRRGYGATSLRDIAGEVGMTQAGMLHHFGTKENLLVEVLRERDAATREALAEQAGAEPPSVRVARRNAESPALVHLYTNLQVAASSPDHPARAFFEERQQSVHAVVAADVRARQDAGEMPAGIDADMAATVLLALSDGLQLQQGVDPTIDIAAVLGWTWERLTEAGRPG
- a CDS encoding beta-glucosidase H is translated as MTASTDHLRPLLEKLTLEQKAALVQGADFWTTVPLPEIGLRAMTLSDGPAGVRGPRWDERDPSLNMPSGSALAASWDPGLAHRYGAAAASEARRKGVDVVLGPTINLHRSPLGGRHFECFSEDPHLTSALGAAYVRGLQDNGVAATPKHYVANDSETDRFTVDVKVDERALRELYLAPFEATVAAGTWSIMSSYNSVDGVTMTENDLLETPLNSEWGFDGVVVSDWTAVRSLDAVAAAQDLAMPGPAPAWADLVAAVRDGRVAETDLDRKVLRMLLLAERVGALHGTSPLEPAPVDGVAFVREAAVEGTVLLKNEKVLPLDAGGLRRVAVIGQNARDARTQGGGSATVLPERTVSPLDGIREALTHTDVVYEIGAVVQEGVAELALDRMTNPVTGEPGLRVTFLGEDGEELFTEDRRASALVWFGGDAPIAASRTVVFETRYTPEATGTVELGFAGANPARLYVGGELLLDDSPVVEGTDLGAAFLNPPSLTAAVAVRSGIPIDVRVEFVPADAGALAGAMSATIGIAPERTDPAELIARAADAARAAEVAIVVVGTNAKVESEGYDRTDLDLPGRQDDLVRTVAATGTPVIVVVNAGSPVVLPWADEVGAIVQGYFGGQEFGHAIADVLTGAAEPGGRLPTTWPAALADVPVTQVTPEDGVLTYDEGIHVGYRAWLRSAAEPAFPFGHGLGYTSWEWDAATRDGERIEVTLRNTGERAGKQVVQVYAERAGSEVDRPVRWLVGHAVVRADAGATATASIALPQRRFAHWADGWQIEPGTFTLRVGASVADLPLAADWEVGA
- a CDS encoding serine hydrolase domain-containing protein yields the protein MTLLEGTVHDRLTGIAERLDSWLAADPDLSFQVAARHRGEIVLDAWGGPHLGRDSVIVPYSVTKNTIGLAVGLLIERGELDLDERVATYWPEFAAKGKGAVTVRQLLSHQAGLPQADTVLTWDELLDHHAAADRLAASRPFWHPGSAFGYHAITIGSLGDELVFRVTGRTLHEFYEQEIRAPHEVDFYLGLPPEHEDRRADVLPMIQPVSDTLVRSYSALGPLVFGSMAGDVDLGNSPRSWRYGHPAGSGAGSARGLARLMAAAVTGVDGGQPFLSADTVEQIGQQQIRGYDEVLHQHDRAHAIVFQKPSQQLSFGGPRSFGHDGAAGALACVDPDSGVSFAWTIARGPWPGGADPRAVALAADIGRLLN
- a CDS encoding DUF5605 domain-containing protein, yielding MFDRASTFGEALDDPDARAILERYLPGVAASPMATQFRNGRLGQLVAIVPALEDLEERERFFAALAEVGSGGGRPPYAPAIDPDPAYEGDDVPRASAEVTLPAPTPLWDPLEVRIAGPAHGNPFVDVELDAVFRRGGEEIRVGGFYDGDGVYIVRALADTTGTWTFETRSTARSLDGLTGTVEVVAAREGSHGPVRVDGLHFQHADGTRHRPVGTTAYAWTHQPEELQQKTLATLAEAPFVKLRMCVFPKSYLYNANEPADFPFVGTLEGGFDHTRFDPAHFRRLEQRIADLAALGIQADLILFHAYDRWGFADLGPAVDERYLRYVVRRLSGFANVWWSMANEYDLLWSKGLDDWERLAAVVGEEDAFGHLNSIHNCRPVYDYAKPWITHVSIQRVDVYRTAENTDQWREEWGKPVVIDECAYEGDIDQGWGNITGEEMTRRFWEGAVRGGYVGHGETYYPPALGGAASVGDDDEVLWWSKGGALHGSSPARIGFLELLQSQAPGGVWDPLPSDWDVPWGGVAGRVKVAYFGFNRPRFRNVILDEGEWRVEVIDTWGMSVEELPGTCRGQVRVDLPGRQFMAIRVTREE